A stretch of the Lolium perenne isolate Kyuss_39 chromosome 3, Kyuss_2.0, whole genome shotgun sequence genome encodes the following:
- the LOC127341363 gene encoding disease resistance protein RGA5, with amino-acid sequence MEAAVVSAVTGALKPVVEKLSAQLGDKYKRFKGVRKDIKSLTHELAAIDAFLMKMSEEEDPDVQDKVWMNEVRELSYDMEDCIDDFMLSVDDKDAKPDGFIEKMKHSVGKLGKMKARRRMGNQIHDLKKQITDVACRNQRYKTHQAYASTKNATVVDPRSLAIFVHASKLVGIDEPKAEIIKLLIEEDKHAPMQQQPKIVSVVGPGGMGKTTVANQVYQELNGQFKCRAFLSVSRNPNMINILRTILSQVSNQCYGNTEEGSVQQLIMNINQFLLDKSDQDYAATKAGSLQQLIIKINDSLVDQRYFVVIDDIWDVDTWDVIKHAFPMNNCSSRVITTTRIIDVAETCRSSFNGHVYNIRPLDIVRSRQLFRKRLFNSEENCPSYLEDISDQILEKCAGLPLAIIAISGLLANTERREDLWDQVKDSIGRALVRNHIIEGMMKILSLSYFDLPHHLKTCLLYVSIWPEDSIIRKKDLIRRWIAEGIIHKEGSYTTHEIGEVCFTELLNRNLIQPGNTNDYGEVNSCRVHDMILDFIISKSIEENFVTLLGVPTLTIGTQTKIVRRLSLEVSKQGYSTLPTKGLVLSHVRSLNVLRTYDEIPSLEDFRHLRVLELKNCSRLKGHHLENILRFFQLRYLSLKHTIICELPEQIGRLKCLEILDLRDTEVKELPASIVNLGKLSHLFVDRGVKFPDGIVNLQALETLKGVTVSKQPLNFIWGIGQLNNLTNLVLHFEVDSNYEDIKEEHNKALVSSLCKLGTQNLRSLTIWKGSNLLEQRLSLVTLERLITRSWCSAIREVPKWVSSLKNLQQLRLKVQGVKQNDLNILGSLPSLIILHLREVTKSNEKLRISREVGFRLLRIFIYDANYSLLDLMFEAGSAPKLEKLHISFVCVGKDVPLDFGIENLPCLITLKIP; translated from the exons ATGGAGGCGGCTGTGGTGAGCGCCGTGACGGGGGCCCTCAAACCCGTCGTGGAGAAGCTGTCCGCTCAGCTTGGCGACAAGTACAAGCGTTTCAAGGGGGTGCGCAAGGATATCAAGTCCCTCACTCATGAACTCGCTGCCATTGAtgcatttctcatgaagatgtcgGAGGAGGAGGATCCTGACGTGCAGGATAAAGTTTGGATGAATGAGGTGCGGGAGCTGTCCTATGACATGGAGGACTGCATCGACGACTTCATGCTAAGTGTCGATGACAAGGACGCTAAGCCAGACGGCTTCATCGAGAAGATGAAGCACTCGGTAGGGAAGCTGGGCAAGATGAAGGCTCGCCGTCGAATGGGTAACCAAATCCATGATTTAAAGAAACAGATCACTGACGTGGCCTGCAGGAATCAAAGGTACAAGACTCACCAAGCCTATGCCAGCACCAAAAATGCAACCGTCGTCGACCCTaggtctcttgcaatctttgtgcaTGCCTCAAAGCTGGTCGGAATCGATGAACCCAAGGCTGAGATAATCAAACTTTTGATAGAAGAAGATAAACATGCGCCAATGCAACAACAACCGAAGATAGTCTCAGTTGTTGGGCCCGGAGGTATGGGCAAAACTACTGTTGCAAACCAAGTGTATCAAGAGCTCAATGGGCAGTTCAAGTGTCGGGCCTTCTTATCTGTGTCAAGAAATCCAAACATGATAAACATACTGAGAACTATTCTAAGTCAAGTTAGCAACCAATGTTATGGTAACACAGAAGAAGGTAGCGTGCAACAACTCATTATGAACATCAACCAATTCCTACTAGACAAAAG TGATCAAGATTATGCTGCCACGAAAGCAGGGAGCCTACAACAACTCATCATCAAGATCAATGATTCCCTAGTAGACCAGAG GTATTTTGTTGTCATTGATGATATATGGGATGTGGATACATGGGATGTTATTAAGCATGCATTCCCCATGAACAATTGTAGCAGTAGAGTAATCACCACTACTCGTATAATTGATGTTGCAGAAACATGTCGATCATCATTCAATGGCCATGTTTATAATATAAGGCCTCTGGATATAGTGCGCTCAAGGCAGTTATTTCGCAAAAGGCTATTCAACTCCGAAGAAAATTGCCCTTCATACCTTGAAGACATTTCTGATCAAATTTTGGAAAAATGTGCTGGGTTACCTTTGGCCATAATTGCTATATCTGGTTTGCTGGCTAACACAGAAAGAAGGGAAGATCTATGGGATCAAGTGAAAGATTCAATTGGTCGCGCACTTGTAAGAAATCACATCATTGAAGGAATGATGAAGATATTGTCACTTAGTTActttgatcttcctcatcatctaAAAACTTGTCTCCTATATGTAAGTATATGGCCGGAAGATTCCATTATTAGGAAGAAGGATCTAATAAGGAGGTGGATTGCTGAAGGAATTATTCACAAAGAAGGAAGCTATACAACACATGAGATAGGAGAGGTGTGTTTTACTGAGCTTCTCAATAGGAATTTGATCCAACCTGGAAATACAAATGATTATGGTGAGGTGAACTCATGTCGAGTTCATGACATGATTCTTGATTTCATCATATCCAAGTCCATAGAAGAAAACTTTGTTACCTTACTTGGTGTTCCCACTCTGACAATTGGGACACAAACCAAAATTGTTCGTCGACTCTCTTTGGAAGTGAGCAAACAAGGATATTCAACACTACCAACAAAGGGTTTGGTATTGTCTCATGTACGTTCACTTAATGTGCTTCGGACTTATGATGAAATCCCTTCTTTGGAGGATTTCAGACATTTGCGTGTTCTCGAATTGAAGAATTGCAGTCGTTTGAAAGGACATCATCTCGAAAATATATTGAGGTTTTTCCAGTTGAGGTACTTGAGCCTCAAACATACAATAATATGTGAGCTTCCGGAACAAATCGGGCGTTTGAAGTGCTTAGAAATATTGGACCTAAGAGACACTGAGGTGAAGGAATTACCTGCATCTATTGTTAATCTTGGAAAATTATCACATCTATTTGTTGACCGTGGTGTTAAATTTCCTGATGGGATTGTGAATTTGCAAGCGCTGGAGACATTGAAAGGGGTCACAGTCTCCAAGCAGCCACTTAACTTCATATGGGGCATTGGCCAGCTAAACAATTTGACGAATCTCGTCCTTCATTTTGAAGTTGATTCTAACTATGAGGATATTAAGGAGGAGCACAACAAAGCTCTTGTCTCTTCCCTGTGTAAGCTAGGCACCCAAAACCTTCGCTCTCTTACTATTTGGAAAGGGAGCAAcctcttggagcaacgtttgagCCTAGTTACCTTGGAGAGACTTATTACCAGGTCTTGGTGTTCAGCCATCCGGGAGGTTCCAAAATGGGTGAGCTCCCTCAAAAACCTCCAACAGCTACGCCTTAAAGTGCAGGGAGTGAAACAGAATGATCTCAACATCCTTGGAAGTTTACCCTCTTTGATCATTTTGCATCTGAGGGAAGTAACAAAGTCAAACGAAAAGCTCAGAATCAGCAGGGAAGTTGGGTTCCGGCTCTTGAGGATTTTTATTTATGATGCAAATTATAGCCTGTTAGATCTGATGTTTGAGGCGGGATCTGCGCCCAAGCTAGAAAAACTCCATATTTCTTTTGTCTGTGTAGGTAAAGATGTACCTTTGGACTTCGGAATTGAGAACCTCCCCTGCCTCATTACTCTCAAAATTCCGTGA